In a single window of the Pseudomonas entomophila genome:
- the gap gene encoding type I glyceraldehyde-3-phosphate dehydrogenase, with protein MTLRIAINGFGRIGRNILRALYTHGYRQDLQVVAINDLGDSAMNAHLLKFDSVHGTFDATVESDHESLTVNGDRIAVSAIRNPAELPWKALAIDVVFECTGLFTERTKTAAHLAAGATKVIVSAPAKGADATVVYGVNHDVLRASHQVISNASCTTNCLAPVAQVLHREFGIEQGLMTTIHAYTNDQVLTDVYHTDPYRARSATQSMIPSKTGAAEAVGLVLPELAGKLTGMAVRVPVINVSLVDLTVNLKREVTAEEVNQVFLEASRHSRVLGYNALPLVSCDFNHNPLSSIFDANHTRANGRMLKVLAWYDNEWGFSNRMLDNCLALFNAK; from the coding sequence ATGACTCTTCGCATCGCCATCAACGGCTTCGGTCGCATCGGACGCAACATCCTGCGTGCACTCTACACGCACGGCTACCGTCAGGACCTGCAGGTCGTCGCCATCAACGACCTGGGCGACAGCGCGATGAATGCCCACCTGCTCAAGTTCGACAGCGTCCACGGCACCTTCGACGCCACGGTCGAGTCCGACCACGAGAGCCTCACCGTCAACGGCGACCGTATCGCCGTCAGCGCCATCCGCAACCCCGCCGAACTGCCTTGGAAAGCCCTGGCCATCGACGTGGTGTTCGAATGCACCGGGCTGTTCACCGAACGCACAAAGACTGCTGCGCACCTGGCCGCAGGGGCCACCAAGGTAATCGTCAGCGCGCCGGCCAAGGGCGCCGACGCCACCGTGGTGTACGGGGTCAACCACGACGTGCTGCGCGCCTCGCACCAGGTCATCTCCAACGCCTCCTGCACCACCAACTGCCTGGCGCCGGTCGCCCAGGTGCTGCACCGCGAATTCGGCATCGAGCAGGGTCTGATGACCACCATCCACGCCTACACCAACGACCAGGTGCTCACCGACGTCTACCACACCGACCCATACCGCGCGCGCTCGGCCACCCAGTCGATGATCCCGAGCAAGACCGGCGCCGCCGAGGCCGTGGGCCTGGTGCTGCCGGAACTGGCCGGCAAGCTGACGGGGATGGCGGTAAGGGTGCCGGTGATCAACGTGTCGCTGGTCGACCTCACCGTCAACCTCAAGCGCGAGGTAACGGCGGAGGAGGTGAACCAGGTGTTCCTCGAAGCCAGCCGCCACTCCCGTGTGCTGGGTTACAACGCGCTGCCACTGGTATCGTGCGACTTCAACCACAACCCGTTGTCGTCGATCTTCGACGCCAACCACACCCGCGCCAATGGCCGCATGCTCAAGGTGCTGGCCTGGTACGACAATGAGTGGGGCTTCTCCAACCGCATGCTGGACAACTGCCTGGCGTTGTTCAACGCGAAGTAA
- the edd gene encoding phosphogluconate dehydratase, translating into MHPRILEVTERLIARSRRTRERYLELIRGAASDGPMRASLQCANFAHGVAACGGEDKQTLRLMNAANVAIVSAYNDMLSAHQPYQHFPEQIKQALRDIGSVGQFAGGVPAMCDGVTQGEPGMELAIASREVIAMSTAIALSHNMFDAALMLGICDKIVPGLMMGALRFGHLPTVFVPGGPMVSGISNKEKADVRQRYAEGKATREQLLESEMKSYHGPGTCTFYGTANTNQLVMEVMGLHLPGASFVNPYTPLRDALTVEAARQVTRMTKASGNFMPIGEIVDEKALVNSIVALHATGGSTNHTLHIPAIAQAAGIQLTWQDMADLSEVVPTLSHVYPNGKADINHFQASGGMAFLIRELLDAGLLHEDVNTVAGHGLRRYTQEPFLEDGQLVWREGPKDSLDESILRPVARPFSPEGGLRVMEGNLGRGVMKVSAVAREHQVVEAPARVFHDQQSLADAFKAGELERDFVAVVRFQGPRCNGMPELHKLTPFLGVLQDRGYKVALVTDGRMSGASGKIPAAIHVCPEAFDGGPLARVRDGDIVRVDGVEGTLRIMVSAEELANRDLPEPPKGNDLGCGRELFGFMRVAFSSAEKGASAFTSALEHLE; encoded by the coding sequence ATGCACCCGCGCATCCTTGAGGTCACCGAACGGCTGATCGCCCGCAGCCGCCGCACCCGTGAACGCTATCTCGAGCTGATCCGCGGTGCGGCCAGTGACGGACCCATGCGCGCCAGCTTGCAGTGCGCCAACTTCGCCCATGGCGTGGCCGCTTGCGGTGGTGAGGACAAGCAGACCCTGCGCTTGATGAACGCCGCCAACGTGGCCATCGTCTCGGCGTACAACGACATGCTCTCGGCGCATCAGCCGTACCAGCACTTTCCCGAACAGATCAAGCAGGCGCTACGCGACATCGGCTCGGTGGGCCAGTTCGCCGGTGGCGTGCCGGCCATGTGCGATGGCGTGACACAAGGCGAACCGGGCATGGAGCTGGCCATCGCCAGCCGCGAGGTGATCGCCATGTCCACTGCCATCGCCCTGTCGCACAACATGTTCGACGCCGCGCTGATGCTGGGCATCTGCGACAAGATCGTCCCCGGCCTGATGATGGGGGCGCTGCGCTTCGGCCATTTGCCGACTGTCTTCGTGCCAGGCGGGCCGATGGTCTCGGGGATCTCCAACAAGGAGAAGGCCGACGTGCGCCAGCGCTACGCCGAGGGCAAGGCCACCCGCGAGCAACTGCTCGAGTCGGAGATGAAGAGCTACCACGGCCCGGGTACCTGTACCTTCTACGGTACCGCCAACACCAACCAGCTGGTGATGGAGGTCATGGGCCTGCACCTGCCGGGCGCGTCCTTCGTCAACCCCTACACGCCGCTGCGCGATGCCCTCACCGTCGAGGCCGCGCGGCAGGTCACGCGCATGACCAAGGCCAGCGGCAACTTCATGCCGATCGGCGAGATCGTCGATGAGAAGGCGTTGGTCAACTCGATCGTCGCCCTGCACGCCACCGGCGGCTCGACCAACCACACCCTGCATATTCCGGCCATCGCCCAGGCCGCTGGCATCCAGCTGACCTGGCAGGACATGGCGGACCTCTCCGAGGTGGTGCCAACGCTGTCTCACGTCTATCCGAACGGCAAGGCCGACATCAATCATTTCCAGGCCTCGGGCGGCATGGCCTTCCTCATTCGCGAACTGCTCGACGCGGGCCTGCTGCACGAGGACGTCAACACCGTGGCTGGCCATGGCCTGCGCCGCTACACCCAGGAGCCGTTCCTCGAGGACGGCCAGTTGGTCTGGCGCGAGGGGCCGAAGGACAGCTTGGACGAGAGCATCCTGCGCCCGGTGGCGCGGCCGTTTTCGCCCGAGGGCGGCCTGCGGGTGATGGAGGGCAACCTGGGCCGTGGCGTGATGAAGGTGTCCGCCGTGGCGCGCGAGCATCAGGTGGTGGAGGCCCCGGCGCGGGTGTTCCACGACCAGCAATCCCTGGCTGACGCGTTCAAGGCCGGCGAGCTGGAGCGTGATTTCGTCGCCGTGGTGCGCTTCCAGGGGCCGCGTTGCAACGGCATGCCCGAGTTGCACAAGCTCACGCCGTTCCTCGGCGTGCTGCAGGACCGAGGCTACAAGGTGGCGCTGGTCACCGACGGGCGCATGTCCGGTGCCTCGGGCAAGATCCCGGCAGCCATTCACGTGTGCCCGGAGGCCTTCGACGGCGGCCCGCTGGCGCGGGTGCGCGATGGTGATATCGTGCGGGTCGATGGTGTCGAAGGCACGCTGCGGATCATGGTGTCGGCCGAGGAGCTGGCCAACCGTGACCTGCCCGAACCGCCCAAGGGTAACGACCTGGGCTGCGGGCGCGAGCTGTTCGGCTTCATGCGCGTGGCGTTCAGTTCGGCCGAAAAGGGCGCGAGCGCCTTCACTTCGGCTCTGGAGCACCTTGAATGA
- a CDS encoding response regulator: MVDDDQDIRELLQTYLARSGFQVHAEADGQGFRRALDTSPCDLVILDVMLPDEDGFSLCRWVRQHPRLSRVPIIMLTASSDETDRVIGLELGADDYLGKPFSPRELQARIKALLRRAEFGQATPASAVLAFDDWRLDIVSHRLFHRDGEEVILSGADFALLKLFLDHPQQILDRDTIGNATRGREPMPLDRIVDMAVSRLRQRLRDTEKPPRLIRTVRGSGYLLAAHVCPA; encoded by the coding sequence ATGGTCGACGACGACCAGGACATCCGTGAACTGCTGCAAACCTACCTCGCCCGCTCCGGCTTCCAGGTCCACGCCGAAGCTGACGGCCAGGGCTTCCGCCGCGCGCTGGACACCAGCCCCTGCGACCTGGTGATCCTCGATGTGATGCTGCCCGACGAGGACGGCTTCAGCCTGTGCCGCTGGGTTCGCCAGCACCCGCGCCTGTCACGGGTACCGATCATCATGCTCACCGCCAGCTCCGACGAAACCGACCGGGTCATCGGCCTGGAGCTGGGCGCCGACGATTACCTCGGCAAACCCTTCAGCCCGCGGGAACTGCAGGCACGGATCAAGGCCCTGCTACGCCGCGCCGAATTCGGCCAGGCGACGCCGGCCAGCGCCGTGCTGGCCTTCGACGACTGGCGCCTGGACATTGTCAGCCACCGTCTTTTCCACCGCGACGGCGAAGAGGTGATCCTGTCCGGCGCCGACTTCGCCCTGCTCAAGCTGTTCCTTGACCACCCGCAACAGATCCTCGACCGCGACACCATCGGCAACGCCACCCGCGGCCGTGAACCAATGCCCCTGGATCGCATCGTCGACATGGCTGTCAGCCGCTTGCGCCAGCGGCTGCGCGACACCGAGAAACCCCCGCGATTGATCCGCACCGTGCGTGGCAGCGGCTACCTGCTGGCGGCCCATGTCTGCCCGGCCTAG
- a CDS encoding TonB-dependent receptor, with protein sequence MSTGQTRPSSISRRRGQLSLLTLALLASGAISLPTLAAEPAQASSPRMGDYRFAIAQQPLVSAVNAFSQVTGWQVGFSAELAEGVASPGVQGSLAPEAALQRLLRGTGLSYRKIGNGNVVLERQAAGNAIALQQVTVSATRSAQDVSQVPSTVSVQTREQLDRQNVNDIKQLVRYEPGVSVGGVGQRSGLNGYNIRGIDGERILTQVDGVSIPDSFFYGPYAQTQRNYVDPEIVKRVEILRGPASVLYGSNAIGGAVSYFTLDPDDIIKPGKDVGARLKTGYSSADESWLTSATVAGRQGDFDGLLHLSQRNGHETKSYGEHGGTGLDRSEANPEDVRTTNVLAKLGWNYADDARLGFTYEHYKDDRDQNILSAVGGPFIPGRGASNMYRMRQGNDTVTRERFGINHEFGLDSLVADHVKWSLNYQIAKTDQRTDELYFASGRQVFRDRQTTYKDRQWVFDGQLDKAFSIGATEHLLTYGTTLKHEKVTGSRSGTGTCLNVGGTCRAIGQNSPSDGQVLVSDFPDPTVNTYSLFAQDEIRWNNWTFLPGARYDYTRMEPKMTAEFLRGIQGTGAAPGSIDDSDKKWHRVSPKFGVTYAFNDNYTWYGQYAEGFRTPTAKAMYGRFDNPTLGYSVEPNPNLEPEKSKSYETGLRGNFEAGNFDVAVFYNKYRDFINEDAVQSANLGSTFQANNIKHATIKGAEFKGRLNLDHFGAVQGLYTQGSLAYARGRNDDTGQPLNSVNPLTAVLGLGYEQLNYGGLVSWTLVKRKDRVDDTTFFAPDGASKQFRTPGYGVLDLTGYYKVTDDITVNAGLYNLTDKKYWQWDDVRGYDALGEAGVTQPANLDRLTMPGRNFAINLVWDI encoded by the coding sequence ATGTCCACTGGTCAAACCCGCCCGTCCTCCATTTCCCGCCGTCGGGGGCAACTGTCGCTGCTGACCCTGGCCTTGCTTGCCAGCGGCGCCATCAGCCTGCCGACGCTGGCCGCCGAACCGGCCCAGGCCAGCAGCCCGCGCATGGGCGACTACCGTTTCGCCATCGCCCAGCAACCACTGGTGTCGGCCGTCAACGCGTTCAGCCAGGTGACCGGCTGGCAGGTCGGGTTCAGCGCGGAGCTGGCCGAGGGCGTGGCGTCGCCAGGCGTACAGGGCTCGCTGGCGCCGGAGGCGGCTCTGCAACGTCTGCTGCGCGGCACCGGCCTGAGCTACCGCAAGATCGGCAACGGCAATGTGGTGCTCGAACGCCAGGCCGCCGGCAATGCCATCGCCCTGCAGCAGGTGACCGTCAGCGCCACCCGCAGCGCCCAGGACGTCAGCCAGGTACCCAGCACCGTCAGCGTGCAGACCCGCGAGCAGCTTGATCGGCAGAACGTCAACGACATCAAGCAACTGGTACGCTACGAACCGGGCGTCTCGGTCGGCGGCGTCGGCCAGCGCAGCGGCCTGAACGGCTACAACATCCGCGGCATCGACGGCGAGCGCATCCTCACCCAGGTCGATGGCGTGTCGATCCCCGACAGCTTCTTCTACGGCCCCTACGCCCAGACCCAGCGCAACTACGTCGACCCGGAGATCGTCAAGCGCGTGGAGATCCTCCGTGGCCCGGCCTCGGTGCTATACGGCAGCAACGCCATCGGTGGCGCGGTGAGCTACTTCACCCTTGATCCCGACGACATCATCAAGCCTGGCAAGGATGTCGGCGCGCGCCTGAAGACCGGCTACAGCTCCGCCGACGAAAGCTGGCTGACCTCCGCCACCGTCGCCGGTCGCCAGGGCGATTTCGACGGGTTGTTGCACCTGAGCCAGCGCAATGGCCACGAAACCAAATCCTACGGCGAACACGGCGGCACCGGCCTGGACCGCAGCGAGGCCAACCCCGAGGACGTGCGCACCACCAACGTGCTGGCCAAGCTGGGCTGGAACTACGCCGACGACGCGCGCCTGGGCTTCACCTACGAGCACTACAAGGATGACCGCGACCAGAACATCCTCAGCGCCGTGGGTGGCCCATTCATTCCGGGCCGTGGCGCCTCGAACATGTACCGCATGCGCCAGGGCAACGACACCGTCACCCGCGAGCGCTTCGGCATCAACCACGAATTCGGCCTCGACAGCCTGGTCGCCGACCACGTGAAGTGGAGCCTGAACTACCAGATCGCCAAGACCGACCAGCGCACCGACGAGCTGTACTTCGCCAGCGGCCGCCAGGTGTTCCGCGACCGCCAGACCACCTACAAGGACCGCCAGTGGGTCTTCGACGGCCAACTCGACAAGGCCTTCAGCATCGGCGCCACCGAGCACCTGCTGACCTACGGCACTACCCTCAAGCATGAGAAGGTTACCGGTTCGCGCAGTGGCACCGGCACCTGCCTTAACGTGGGTGGCACCTGCCGGGCCATCGGCCAGAACAGCCCGAGCGATGGCCAGGTGCTGGTCAGCGACTTCCCGGATCCGACGGTGAACACCTACAGCCTGTTCGCCCAGGATGAAATCCGCTGGAACAACTGGACCTTCCTGCCGGGTGCGCGCTACGACTACACCCGCATGGAACCGAAAATGACCGCCGAGTTCCTGCGCGGTATCCAGGGTACCGGTGCGGCGCCAGGCAGCATCGACGACTCGGACAAGAAATGGCACCGCGTCTCGCCCAAGTTCGGCGTCACCTATGCCTTCAACGACAACTACACCTGGTACGGCCAGTACGCCGAAGGCTTCCGCACCCCGACCGCCAAGGCCATGTATGGGCGCTTCGACAACCCGACCCTGGGCTATAGCGTCGAACCCAACCCGAACCTGGAACCGGAGAAGAGCAAGAGCTACGAGACCGGCCTGCGCGGCAACTTCGAGGCCGGCAACTTTGACGTGGCGGTGTTCTACAACAAGTACCGTGACTTCATCAACGAGGACGCCGTGCAGTCGGCAAACCTTGGTTCGACCTTCCAGGCCAACAACATCAAGCACGCCACCATCAAGGGCGCCGAGTTCAAGGGCCGCCTGAACCTGGACCACTTCGGTGCCGTGCAAGGCCTGTACACCCAGGGCTCGCTGGCCTACGCCCGTGGCCGCAACGACGACACCGGCCAGCCACTGAACAGCGTCAACCCGCTGACTGCGGTGCTGGGCCTGGGCTATGAGCAACTGAACTACGGCGGGTTGGTCAGCTGGACCCTGGTCAAGCGCAAGGACCGTGTCGACGACACCACCTTCTTCGCCCCCGATGGCGCCAGCAAGCAGTTCCGTACCCCGGGCTACGGTGTGCTGGATCTGACCGGCTATTACAAGGTGACCGACGACATCACCGTCAACGCCGGCCTGTACAACCTGACCGACAAGAAATACTGGCAGTGGGATGACGTGCGTGGCTACGACGCGCTGGGTGAAGCGGGCGTGACCCAACCGGCCAACCTCGATCGCCTGACCATGCCGGGGCGTAACTTCGCCATCAACCTGGTGTGGGATATCTGA
- a CDS encoding glucokinase, producing the protein MKALLVGDIGGTNARFALWQDNELQAVQVLATADYTSPEQAIEAYLADQGIARGGLAAVCLAVAGPVDGDEFRFTNNHWRLSRSAFCQTLQVERLLLINDFSAMALGMTRLRAGEFRVVCAGQADPSRPALVIGPGTGLGVGSLLRLGEHWLALPGEGGHVDLPVGNAREAAIHQEIHRQIGHVSAETVLSGGGLVRLYQAICALDGDTPRHKTPAQITDAALANEPRALAVVEQFCRFLGRVAGNNVLTLGARGGVYIVGGVIPRFAELFLRSGFAASFADKGCMSGYFAGVPVWLVTAEFSGLLGAGVALQQALDQ; encoded by the coding sequence ATGAAAGCCCTGCTGGTCGGCGATATCGGAGGTACCAATGCACGTTTCGCCTTGTGGCAGGACAATGAACTGCAGGCGGTCCAGGTCCTGGCGACCGCCGACTACACCAGCCCTGAGCAGGCCATCGAGGCCTACCTGGCCGACCAGGGCATTGCCCGTGGCGGCCTGGCGGCGGTTTGCCTGGCGGTGGCCGGTCCGGTGGATGGCGACGAATTCCGCTTCACCAACAACCATTGGCGGCTGAGCCGCAGCGCCTTCTGCCAGACATTGCAGGTCGAGCGCCTGCTGCTGATCAACGACTTCTCCGCCATGGCCCTGGGCATGACCCGCCTGCGCGCCGGCGAGTTCCGCGTGGTCTGCGCCGGCCAGGCCGACCCGTCGCGTCCGGCGTTGGTGATCGGGCCCGGCACTGGCCTGGGCGTGGGCAGCCTGCTGCGCCTGGGTGAGCACTGGCTGGCGCTGCCGGGGGAGGGTGGGCATGTCGACCTGCCGGTGGGCAATGCCCGCGAGGCGGCGATCCATCAGGAGATTCATCGGCAAATTGGCCATGTCAGCGCCGAGACGGTGCTCAGTGGTGGCGGGCTGGTGCGGTTGTACCAGGCCATTTGTGCGCTGGATGGCGACACGCCCCGGCACAAGACTCCGGCGCAGATCACTGATGCCGCGTTAGCCAACGAGCCACGGGCGCTGGCGGTGGTCGAGCAGTTCTGCCGCTTCCTTGGCCGGGTGGCGGGCAACAATGTGCTCACACTGGGGGCTCGGGGCGGGGTGTATATCGTCGGCGGGGTGATACCGCGCTTTGCCGAGCTGTTCCTGCGCAGTGGCTTTGCCGCGAGCTTTGCCGACAAGGGTTGCATGAGCGGGTACTTCGCCGGGGTGCCGGTATGGTTGGTGACAGCGGAGTTTTCCGGGTTGCTGGGGGCCGGGGTGGCCTTGCAGCAAGCGTTGGATCAATGA
- a CDS encoding RNA polymerase sigma factor: protein MSQSRFNSVFLNQRLTLLRTLQRMVGNPSTAEDLLQETYLRVTRALGERPIEHLEPFVFQTARNLALDHLRARRVQARTLIDDVPEQVLHNVAAPAGNSEDAAHAEQLLKHLSVSLGQLTERQQRIFILSRLHGASYLEIAEQLNVSASTVQKELKLIMAICMGVADRHQ, encoded by the coding sequence GTGAGTCAGTCCCGGTTCAACTCAGTCTTCCTCAACCAGCGCCTCACGTTGCTGCGCACCCTGCAGCGCATGGTGGGCAACCCCAGTACCGCCGAGGACCTGCTTCAGGAAACCTACCTGCGGGTCACCCGCGCGTTGGGCGAACGACCCATCGAGCACCTGGAACCCTTCGTCTTCCAGACCGCCCGCAACCTCGCCCTGGACCATCTGCGCGCCCGCCGGGTGCAGGCCCGCACGCTGATCGACGACGTCCCTGAGCAGGTCCTGCACAACGTCGCCGCCCCTGCAGGCAATAGCGAAGATGCCGCCCATGCCGAGCAGTTGCTCAAGCACCTCAGCGTCAGCCTCGGCCAGTTGACCGAGCGCCAGCAGCGCATCTTCATCCTCAGCCGCCTGCACGGCGCCAGCTACCTGGAGATCGCCGAGCAACTGAACGTCTCGGCCAGCACGGTGCAGAAGGAACTGAAACTGATCATGGCCATCTGCATGGGCGTGGCCGACCGGCACCAGTGA
- a CDS encoding ATP-binding protein, with translation MSARPSERRWRLLPRSLLGRMLLLTLLVVLLAQGLSSLIWVAQLRASQLQGLRASASSLAHSMSASVSYFRSLPVGYRPMVLDQLRSMGGTRFFVSLNVKPLEMPVLPVTPRKQAVIDVFQQVLHERLGQQMEISVAFVSPDDLRIFNSGLKLDELPRSWAHYSLTLEPLNPPVLVTQIRLDEGEWLYIASLLPEPYTSLEAERLPRQQMGFIALTTAMLLLFIGLLVHWQSRPLKRLARAAREMSLGADVAPVAEGGGSEVVEVGRAFNSMRERISRYLTERAQLFSAVSHDLRTPITRLRLRVELLEDEQVQAKFSRDLDELELLVKGALQCVKDTDIHENIEPIDLNQVLEILAEPYVGDGRITVEGRALSPYPGKSLALRRCIGNLIDNAIKYGERAHLRILDSAESFVLQVDDQGPGVPEQRLEQVFEPHFRLAGQQQGYGLGLGIARNIAHSHGGEVSLLNLREGGLRVTLFLPRTAD, from the coding sequence ATGTCTGCCCGGCCTAGCGAGCGGCGTTGGCGCCTGCTGCCGCGCTCGTTGCTGGGGCGCATGCTGCTGCTCACGCTACTGGTGGTGCTGCTGGCCCAGGGGTTGTCGAGCCTGATCTGGGTGGCGCAGCTGCGCGCCAGCCAGTTGCAGGGCCTGCGTGCCAGCGCCAGCAGCCTGGCCCATTCGATGAGCGCCAGTGTCAGCTACTTCCGCTCGCTGCCGGTGGGCTACCGGCCCATGGTCCTCGATCAGTTGCGCAGCATGGGGGGCACGCGCTTCTTCGTCTCGCTCAACGTCAAGCCACTGGAGATGCCGGTGTTACCGGTCACTCCACGCAAGCAGGCGGTGATCGACGTGTTCCAGCAGGTGCTGCACGAGCGCCTGGGGCAGCAGATGGAAATCTCCGTGGCATTCGTCAGCCCGGACGATTTGCGCATCTTCAACAGCGGGCTGAAGCTCGATGAGCTGCCGCGCTCATGGGCGCATTACTCGTTGACCCTCGAACCACTCAATCCGCCGGTGCTGGTGACCCAGATCCGCCTGGACGAAGGCGAGTGGTTGTACATCGCCTCGCTGTTGCCTGAGCCCTACACCAGTCTTGAAGCCGAGCGCCTGCCGCGTCAGCAGATGGGTTTCATCGCCCTCACCACCGCCATGCTGCTGTTGTTCATCGGTTTGCTGGTGCATTGGCAGAGCCGGCCGCTGAAACGCCTGGCACGGGCCGCGCGGGAAATGTCCCTGGGCGCGGACGTGGCGCCGGTGGCCGAGGGTGGTGGCAGCGAGGTGGTCGAAGTGGGGCGGGCGTTCAACAGCATGCGCGAGCGCATCAGCCGTTACCTGACCGAGCGTGCCCAATTGTTCAGCGCCGTGTCCCATGACCTGCGCACGCCGATCACACGCTTGCGCCTGCGGGTCGAACTGCTTGAGGACGAACAGGTGCAGGCCAAGTTCAGCCGTGATCTTGATGAACTGGAGTTGCTGGTCAAAGGCGCGCTGCAATGCGTGAAGGATACCGATATCCACGAGAACATCGAACCGATCGACCTTAACCAGGTGCTGGAAATTCTTGCCGAGCCTTACGTGGGCGATGGTCGCATCACCGTCGAGGGCAGGGCCTTGTCACCTTATCCGGGCAAGTCGCTGGCCCTGCGCCGTTGCATCGGTAACCTGATCGACAATGCCATCAAGTATGGCGAGCGGGCGCACCTGCGGATTCTCGACAGCGCCGAGAGTTTTGTCCTGCAAGTCGACGACCAGGGGCCGGGAGTGCCGGAGCAGCGCCTGGAACAGGTGTTCGAGCCGCATTTTCGCCTGGCCGGGCAACAACAAGGCTATGGGCTGGGATTGGGGATTGCGCGCAACATCGCCCATAGCCATGGCGGTGAAGTGAGCCTGCTGAACCTGCGTGAAGGTGGGTTGCGGGTAACCTTGTTCCTGCCCCGTACCGCCGATTGA
- a CDS encoding FecR family protein, giving the protein MTDQPPPRPTPAAPDARARAREEAMDWLIRLQCADESDTQAFEHWLGAEPENAEAYVEAEALWNGAPLRQAAGQLHQQRRHTVGGRLRRHWKPLATAAMLLVGLFTFGNLPLRLQADHLTVVGERQRLQLDDGAKVLLNTNSAFASDVRDGRQVARLLQGEAYFQVSDGGQPALEVQAGPLRASVRDTDFAVRYLDGQAQVRVQRGDVDLQAASDQRIRLSAGDSISVGPDGFGQRQRPDLRKELAWIEGRLVFENCPLSQVLAEVRRYYPGWIINHNERLEQVAVTGNYRLDQPLETLRALAHITSAQLHEYPALVILN; this is encoded by the coding sequence GTGACCGACCAGCCCCCTCCTCGCCCGACACCCGCCGCGCCTGACGCCCGTGCCCGTGCCCGCGAAGAGGCGATGGACTGGCTGATCCGCCTGCAGTGCGCCGACGAAAGCGACACCCAGGCCTTCGAGCACTGGCTCGGCGCCGAGCCGGAAAACGCCGAGGCTTACGTTGAGGCCGAGGCGCTATGGAACGGTGCGCCGCTGCGCCAGGCCGCCGGCCAGTTGCACCAGCAGCGCCGCCATACGGTCGGCGGGCGCCTGCGCCGCCACTGGAAGCCCCTGGCCACTGCCGCCATGCTGTTGGTCGGGCTGTTCACCTTCGGCAACCTGCCGTTGCGCCTGCAGGCCGATCACCTGACCGTGGTCGGCGAGCGTCAGCGCCTGCAACTGGACGATGGCGCCAAGGTACTGCTCAACACCAATTCGGCCTTCGCCAGCGATGTGCGTGACGGGCGCCAGGTGGCCCGCCTGCTACAGGGCGAGGCGTACTTCCAGGTGTCCGATGGTGGCCAACCCGCACTGGAAGTACAGGCCGGCCCGTTGCGCGCCAGTGTGCGCGACACCGACTTCGCCGTGCGTTATCTCGACGGCCAGGCCCAGGTGCGCGTGCAGCGCGGCGATGTCGACTTGCAGGCGGCCAGCGATCAGCGCATCCGCCTCAGCGCCGGCGACAGCATCAGCGTCGGCCCCGACGGCTTCGGCCAGCGCCAGCGCCCAGACCTGCGCAAGGAGCTGGCCTGGATCGAGGGCCGCCTGGTGTTCGAGAACTGCCCGCTGAGCCAGGTGCTGGCCGAGGTGCGCCGCTACTACCCCGGCTGGATCATCAACCACAATGAACGCCTCGAGCAGGTTGCCGTCACCGGCAACTACCGCCTCGACCAACCCCTTGAAACCCTGCGCGCCCTCGCTCATATCACCTCGGCGCAACTGCACGAATACCCCGCGCTGGTGATTCTCAACTGA